The DNA region gcttTCAAAGCTACACCACCTGCAGGATTCTCTGAAGACACCTTTGGGCCAGTTCAATGTTTTACTGTGGATTTCTTGGGTTTCTGTCGGTAAGTctgctgttgcttttcttgAGGTTTAACTGTTCATTCAGAGCGTGTACCTGAATTCCTCTCCCTGCTTGACCACCAGCTGCGAATCATGCTCTAAATATTCTGCTAAGCTATTTAGCATATTATGAACCGGATGACAAATCCAGCTAGCTTGCTAAGCTAGGTGCTAGGTGCTAACATGACAAAAAAAGGACCAAACGTCTTAGCAAACGCCAAACTTTTGCTCCTCTGTTGTTAGTAAGCCTTTGTTTTGTGAATTCTGTTGTTTACTTGTCCATCTTGGGTTTTGCTTGAACCCTGCTTCATGTCATAGTTTTCTTACAGTAACTGTGGTTTGTTTCTGGGCTGGTTTgttgcctgttgttgttttcctcacTGGTCCACTCTGgtgtttgttgggttttcttgTATTTGTCGTAAACCTTATACTGCAAAATGCACTGAGGTGTTGGTTCcatattaaatgcatttaaactgAATTGTCACACACAGcgaaaaattattatttaatttgacAGGCTGCTAAGTCTCCATAAGTCCATTTTATCCTATCCATGTGTAAGGAAACCCAATAGGATCATCATCACGCGTTAAGCGCTTCTTAAAGTTTGAACCATGGAGCAACTTTTACAATAGAAATCTTTGTTGTTGATTGTTCAAGTTCAGTAATTCTTTTTGGTTCTGGACTCCTCATcccataattaaataaataaaattctgCTTGTACTGGACCTGATGGTTCTTGCTAAACCTCCCTGTTGACACTGcactgtatttttactgtatgcCTACGTTGTGCACCAGTTGGGAGCCACAGCACCCCCGCTGAGACCTACGCCACAATATATATGCAAGCCAGATGGAGCTGCGTACATCTTCACATGCTTGTCATCACATGGTTAGCGTGCAGCGAGTGAATTATCTCTAACACTTACCAACTTTGTCATATGAAGCCAGATGGATGCTTAAAGCATATTCTGATCAAACAACAACTGGCACTTTTTGAAAACGTGATGAAATATGTGGAAAAGTGAAATGTGGGTTATTAAATGACTTCAGAActaaactgttttgtttttactgcctTCAGTGATACAGGgcttctactgtacagtaaatgttgacGAACTAAAACTCTAAACTGGATTAGTACCAAAACTTGGATATCACGTACAATCTTAAAAGTACTGCTATCCCGATACCCATGGCAAAAAGTAGGAGTAGGAAGAAGGGGAGGATTAGAAATCCACAGAACAAGGAATAGAGACGGAGTGAAAATAGCTGTCTGGATCCCTGAAGGATGGGCAGTAATTATAAAGCCATTGTGGTCATCGTGTTCATTTCCACAGATCCTTCTGAGTCACGCTCTATAAGTTAGGCCTTATGGACCCGGGCCTGTCAGGACCcacggagggaggagacgaTACGCAGGCACCTGGCTCAGATCCTTAACCCactgcctcttcttcctcctccccacaCATACTAAACTGTGAATGAGCACACACTGCTTTCCCATTCACAACTGTCTGCAGGGTGATTCCTGGCCAAACAAGGAGGCAAACGCCAGGTGGGTGGAAGGACAGGATGGACAGAATGATGGggcgagcagcagagcagaacagttGGTCGACTGCAGCCAGCGCACAATGGGAGTAATGATGAATAAGAGAGAGGCAGAGCGTGAGACTTTCAAGGGTGTAATGAGTAGCACAGTTGGGCCATGCATGGCCTGGACTGGGTTACTGAGCCAATTCATATAACTGCTGCTAAAAATAGGTTCCTAGTGAGCCGAGGTAGCTCGACCATGAGGCCTCCGAGCACTGACAGAAAACGACCCCGGATTTTGTGACtggttttaaatttaaactcaCTTTTGTCATTTCTCATGTGCAACACTGAATTTCTCTGAGGAAAATGTGTCATGATCTGGTTGCTGTCTCTATGACAGCAGCGTTGTGCTGAAACGTCTTGTCCTTCAGACGACCCACGGTATCAACTAGCTCCAGATCGTATCCACTTCTCCATCCTTCAGTGTCCTCACTGTGCCCAAACTGCCATCTCATCGCCAGCACAGTCGGCAACTTAATCCAACATTGTGACGGGAAAAGAATCGTCCCACTGTTGTAAATTGTGCTCCAGGGGAAGTTTCCATCTGGGCCCTTTTTCTTCAGCTGTGAAAACCTGACACTGTTTGGAACAACTGTAGCCACTAATCTGTTCGCTTGGAACAGAAATGCAGAAACCGTCTTAGCAACAAACACTTAAACCACTGCTCATCCAAACTCTGCCAGCAGGTGTTTTCGTGGTCGTGTAACAGATGATTCTGCTCGACTTCTTACCACTTGTTAATCACAGATAAGTTTCCAACTTTGCTGACTTAAACTGCAAACAACTAACTTAGTTATAGAGCTGAGTCGCTACAGCTTCAGTACAAatctggagcagcttcacttCACCAGCGCATGTCAGGTCAATTTAAGTGCATCTTATATAAAAACGTAAATAACAAATAGTCACAGCCTATTGGTTAAGCAGTGTACGTGTGAAAGGTCTCGCATTTCATTCATGACCTGTTCTTTCACTTTCTGCCACACTGCGACTCCACTGTATGTTGTGCTTCTTTGTGTAAAAACCATTATGGTTATCTACAGTTATCTAATCCGTTACTAGTCCAATTTGCCTAATCCTTATGGTTCTTTATATGCAGTGAAAACCCATACAGGTACACACAAAAGGGACTTATGTGTAGGTCTTATCCCAGCTCCCAAATTTAGTTTCTGTTGAGTCTCCTTCCTGGAACTGCTGATTCAAAAAGGCCTTAGTTTCCGATTTAGTTCCTGGTATTATTTTGGTGGAAAAAGTCCATATGAAAGATGAAACTAGCTTCAGCCGGCTGCCTTTCAACACTTCATAACTATATGATATTAAAAGATTTTGGCTGAAGTTTCGTTTTAAGATTTAGCGCAATGTATTCAGAAATAGCTTGTGTATCATGTGCAGTTATGTCCTTTTTTCCACCTCCTTCACCCGTCAGTCCTTTACACGGTATCGTCACCCTAGACGGTTCACACGGCCTCCTCTTAGCTGTGTTTCCGGTCATAAATCTCCAAAACACACCGTGAAGGCACATCCCTGAATTAACACACCCCTCTGAGAGAAGGGTGGGAACGGTCGGTGCACTGCGTCCACTTAGACCTGAACCGACACATTCCTGGTGGATGTTTGTCAGTGAAACCCAAGAAAAACGGAGAAGGATGAGTCCTAATAAAGGAAAGAATGGAACCACAATTTGGGGAGGACAGGGCAGGAGCGAGACAAGAATCTAAGATGAAGCATGTTATGTTTCAAGTTGGTCTGTGACTCATGGTCCTTGTGGGGTGGGGGCCTCGGTGACTCATGTGTTTCTCAGAATGGGCTCTAGCTTTGTGGAATCCTGATAAAGCTCCCAGCTTCTAGAACCATGATGGCGGTAGTTAATAGACGCACTATGTCTCAGCAAGGTCTTTCCACCACCCCTCCCATCCGTCCGCCACCTTCCCCTCAGGTCAGCACATGTCACCCACTAACGAGCCAATTTCAGCTTCCTTGTTGTTCTTCTTTCCCAGACTCCAGCAGGCTATGGGTGGCCCCGCTCTAATGCACTATGGACAAGAAAAactaaaccagtgacaccctgtttgtttttttttacctcaccAACAGCACCCCACACCTACACACCCTCACCAAATCTACCGCCATCAAACAAGCGCCACACATATTCTGCCCTGACGCCACATCTACTGTgccacacacactcccagaCCACATTCTTACATGCCTACCCCCCACGCGCTCCCgcaccacaaacacacctgaCCGACTTCATTTCCTGTGAAGCATGAGTCAGACAGCTGCAGTGCATTTACTGGGGTAATACATGGTTATTAGCCATTCTGATAATACAGTGTTGATGTGGCTGTCAAGGCAACCTGAGCCGGAAAAGAAAACCGGGATTGTTCATGAGTGGGTGGGATGAGTGGGTGTAGATTCTTCGGAGGTGTTCAGGCATGTGGTGGGTCTATTTGCATGTTCGCAGGTGTGTGTATGAGACAGGGAGTAGAAAGGAACAGCAGGGAGAGCCATTTACCTGCTTTTTCTTGTAGAAACCCTTTTTGTCACAGTTGGGTATGTGGACGGCCTTTGGGTTGAGAACATTGCCGACTTTAAGAATGTTAAGGACGCTCTCCATCTGCCGCCGACACGGCCCCTAAAGAGACAGAGTTTTTGATCACGTTAATGTTTACATTAATGTGCCTGCAATTAGCATAAGGGGTAGAATATTCAGCATGTGCAAATGGTCTCCTAAACAATACCAGACAAGCTTATATTAAGCAAATCAGTACAGATGAGATTTAAGATGAGTTTTATCTCCAGAATTCAATTCAACAACTTGGATGAGGGTCTGCAGCTTTGAACACTGTCCTTCACTGGGTTGCTGTGATGAACTGTGTTTGCTCCAGATTGAAGAGCTTCCAAAATGAGACATCAGCTTTCTGAAAAAAAGTGGTACCTTGTTTTACCAAAAGCTTGATAACATATAATTTGAAAAAATATGTTGTTTAAATGATAGGAGATGGCTTGAAGGGACCCTGTGGAGTGTTCGACCACTAATTGCTCTGTAGTGCAATGTTTTGATGAGACATTCCCTTGGCTGTTTGTATCTTGTTTTTCCTGCGCATGCACAGGACCGCACATGCATACCACCTACTACGAGCTGATGACGGCGCAGGACACTGGTCCGACTTCTGAGCCTGCAGGAATGCTAATCGTTGTGTAGCGTCGCTGGTTGGAGAAGGGAACTCTGGGCTAATGACGGCCTGTGCCTTTGCCAAGTTGGAGATCACGTCCAATTTATTCTATGTTTGCTGTCATGTCTTATTATCACAATGCGGTTAAGGACACAAGGCCACCAAATACTGCAGCTTGAAGTCAGACAAAAATTAGGATTTTTAAGGATACCTCTTACAGTTAACAGCTAACGCTACCAGTTACTTACTGTAATTAGATCTACAGGATATTTTAATTAGCCTCTACATTTCCAGATTAAACTCTCTAATGGTTCTTAGTAAATGAAAggtattgtactgtacatccatTCCAAAATTTGTGGAACCCTCACTCACTGACCATCACCttctgtctgccattgtttttcacCTGTAAACTGGCAACGGACAGTTTGATGGTTGACTTACATACTCAGGATCCCTCTTGCTCTCCTGGGAGGAGTTCTGCATTTCCTTGTTGGCTCCAGCTGATACTGAGCCTATTATCTGAGCCCTCTTTTTCAGATCTTTCTCATAGAGTTTGTACAGCGAAGAACTGGTGTCCAGCGACCCCCGGCTGGGTCCCGCCTTCCCCGTCGACACGCCAGGCAGCACTGTCACCATCTGGGTCACGTTGGCACTGTTGTCTTCTACCCGATTTGCAGCGGCCTCTAAATGCACAAGGGTGAGTCATCAGTTTACAAACGATTCATGGTTCTCAGATCTGTGCCTTTCACTGCTGTGAAAAGCGATAATCGTCTTTTTAAAAGCCTCAGAGCTGAAACTTAATTCCAgatatttgaaaatgttttatccCAGAAAAATTAAAATGCTGCTTTAGACTAAGttcaagtaaaaaaataatagtgGAGTGGAGATTAATCCGATTTATTTACACTTCATCCTGCTAATCAGAAGCCAAGTGCAGCCCCATAGATTTATTTAGTTCACAGCTCCTATAAAATACTCTTATAAAAGCTTGAATGTCTGCTTCTCGTGCCTTGAATCCAGCAGAACATTCTTGAGTGTCTGACAGAGGCCtgtttaaaacagacaaaataaaGTTAGCTCATTGCCTTGTGGGCTGCTTGGAGCCAGAAACGAAGCCAAGtaataaacagaaacatgaaGATTTCATATCCACAAATTTCCACAGTATGCAGACCAAGAGACAGAATCACTAGAGGAACCGAGTGTAAACAAGGCTTTTTAAGGACACTGAAGGATGAAATGCTgcacagggaggagagcagcagataGTGCCTAAAAGGGGAGGAGGTCGGGGCGGTGGGGGGTAAAAAGGGAGATGAGTGAGTGGATGTATTAATAGGCTCAGATTGCTGCTCAATTGTTAAAGCCTGGCCAGAGTGGACGCGAGGAGGGGGCTCCAAACTCTCCTCCCTCTTATAGGGAAGGACAGAATGTGGCCCCGTGCCACCCGGTTGGTCAAACCACCACACCACCAGCCTCCACATTTGGTGGGGCAGCTGAGATTGGAGACGACTCCCGAAGCGGCAGAGGAACGATGGGAACACACATGCagcggctcacacacacaaggcagTTTCGAACTGTTAACTGAAAGCAgattttgtgtttgagagctGCGGTGAGGGCGGCGGACGGGCATGTAGGGTTGTAACTGGTGTGGGCAGGCAGGCTGGCAGCCCACCCCTTCTCCCTGACCACCTGATCAGTTATTGACGTGGTGGGGCTCACCAGAACACAGCAGAACCGCACGGGCGTCAACAACAGCATCAGCTGCACCGAGTCTGGAGGCACCAAGAGCTCTTTAACCTGAGCGCGTTTTATCACCTCTTCATAAACTTCCATAACCAGGACTAAATATTGAGCCCTGTTTAAGATCCTGGCAATGATAAATTTTTTATTGCCAATATAAACTTTTATATGACCTTGATAGGAAGTCTGGGGTGTTTTAGATAAACATATTACGCAATTTGTTTATATAATGGCACAGGGGTAAGCGGCACAAACTGCGGTGGGGAGAGCTTGTTAATGTCTGGGAGGAGAGGCTGCTCCCGAGCAGTGGAAACCATTTGGTTGAACTTACACATTGTGACCAGCAGGGGAACTTCAAACCATTTCCCACATTGTCTTCTCCCCCCAGTAGTGCAAATACTGTCAGTAAACATCCACTGCGTCGTCATGTCAGCTACAATCAGCTGCACAGAAAGTTTACACAGTTGGATGGTGTGGAACGATGCACAACTTGACAGGAGGAACGCTGCAGTTTGGAGCAAGTTGACGACGACCTGCAAGTGTGAGTGCACGCTGGTGGATGGGCCCTGACAATGCGACTGCGGACACATGACTGGGCCAAGCCAAGTAGCCAAGAAGGAGGAAACACACGGGGTCCTGACGTCAGTAGTGCCTAAACACACAATCGTGTGTGTTCACACGGCGCTGGCATGTGTGCCGCTCGCTTCAGCGTCTACTCacccccagtgtgtgtgtgtgtgtgtgtgtgtgtgtgtgtgtgtgtgtgtgtgtgtgtgtgtgtgtgtgtgtgtgttggggctTTGGGGAAAACTggagaatataaaaaaatcccAGAGCTTTGCTTGATGGAAAATAAGGACATTACAGAAGACACGGGCATGTCTGTGTACTTTCAGTATGTATGTGGCATTCCTTAACTATTGGTTTGAGTGAGCCAGACtttgtgcgtgcgcgcgtgcgtttCTTAGTGTTTATTCGGCAGTAAGCAAAAAATACCAGTGCTGTCCTTTCTTTAATGAAGACCCAAACGGGAGTTCTACCCCTAATTTGTCTCAGTTTTCCTCAGTTTAATGTGACCTTTTACGCACGGTGCTCCACAACTTTACGCACAGAGGAAACGAGCGTCCTGTCCAGGAGCGGAGCTTCTCATGATGCGTGTGGCGCATGCTTCGTATTCATAAGTATCTGAAGCTGGTTCACTATCAACACAGTCAATGTTCCCATGAGAAGGGACCTTGTCAACAGAGCACCACCTCATGGGAGCGCGCctgtcacatacacatactgtatcaacacacacacgcagcctgcAACAAACCACAAAAAGTCATCTCGTACCTTGTTTTTGCGCCGGTATGAGGATGCTGTTGAGCGCCTTGGACGCGCTGTTGGCGCACGCTCCCCGGCcctccagcagcgcctgcaGGGGTCTGCTCTCCCCCGGCCGGTTCTGGCAGCTCaagccggagccgcagcgcgCCGTGTACACTCCGCACGGCTGCCCCTCGCCCAGGGCGCACGTCATGCAGCATCCGCAGCCGGGCTCCCGCACCCGCTCCGCGCAGTCCTTCGGCAGAGGCTTGCACTGCAGCAGCGCCCCGGCGTCGCACGGCTCGCATCGGACCACCGGCCCCACGGTGCCGGCGAGCCGGGCGAGCGCGGCCAGCGCGGCGAGCAGACAAAGCGCACAGAGAGCGGGCATTCTGCCTATTAAGCTGCTCACAAAGGGACAGTATGTGAGCTGTCGCGCAGGCTTAAGGGGACTCTCTGTGACACAGCGAGCCGGTTAGCTTTCTCCATCTGTATTTTCTTTTACGCGAACTTCTCGTTTTATATAGGCGGAAAAACAGCCAACAAGTCACACCCTCCTCCGTATGAATAATGTAAACGGAGAGTCCCGATACGAGGGAGCGCTGCTTCCACTCTGAGCGGCGCACTGCCCAAACTTCTATTTCTCCAAAGCTATTTGAGCTATTTACTGATGATGCAGCGTTTTCATCCTCGCACACAGGTTCTGTAAAGGTCAAACGTGTTGGGTTCCATTTGGAAACGTGCCCTGTTATCACAGCGCGGGCACGAGAAGCCACCAGCTCTAAAGTTCCCTTCTCTGCAGCCAAAGTAATAGTATGGTTGTGTTATAGATGAAGCACTTCTCTGGT from Betta splendens chromosome 4, fBetSpl5.4, whole genome shotgun sequence includes:
- the LOC114854703 gene encoding LOW QUALITY PROTEIN: insulin-like growth factor-binding protein 3 (The sequence of the model RefSeq protein was modified relative to this genomic sequence to represent the inferred CDS: deleted 2 bases in 1 codon), which translates into the protein MPALCALCLLAALAALARLAGTVGPVVRCEPCDAGALLQCKPLPKDCAERVREPGCGCCMTCALGEGQPCGVYTARCGSGLSCQNRPGESRPLQALLEGRGACANSASKALNSILIPAQKQEAAANRVEDNSANVTQMVTVLPGVSTGKAGPSRGSLDTSSSLYKLYEKDLKKRAQIIGSVSAGANKEMQNSSQESKRDPEYGPCRRQMESVLNILKVGNVLNPKAVHIPNCDKKGFYKKKQCRVSKGRRRGSCWCVDKYGQPLPGFDGKERGDALGYNLESKVSGGERRKDAEGAVFALACSFM